The nucleotide window CATGACTCGACAAGTGTCCCGGGGTAATATAGCTCTGCGGACATGCTTTACACTTGTATCGCTTCAGCTCTTCGTTGTGAATCTCAGCTAAATGCTTCTGTCGAGCGTAGAACGATGTTAAAGATATGTTGCAACGCTTGCAAGCGTACCGCACTCCGGCCTTATGTTCCTTAGACACATGGTTCTCTCGCTTAGTGACTCTGTCGAAGACAGCATCACAATATTTACAAGCAAACTCACCAACTTCATGAGTCCTCATATGTCCTCTTAACCTCGCTTTCGAAGCGAAAGCCTTTCCACAATTCTCACAGATATAATTCGGGTAATGTATGTTCATATGAGTATTTAGACTTACAAAGTTGAGAAACGTTTTCTTACAAACAGGACAGTCTAGTTGATCCTTTTCTAGTTTGAACGGTAAGTTACTCCATTTCCCGTTAGTATATTTAAGTCTAGTACAATTTTCAACATGTGCATTCAATTCTTCGAAGTTATTCAAGTCTGTCGTGCAAATTTTGCACCGCAACTGCGTAGCGCTTTTATAGAACCTTTGTGAATTTGAGAACATCATTTTCTTGAAAGcgatatgtatatttttcttattatgTTGTGATACATGTTTCTTCATGTCCTCGAGTTTGGAGAGTGTTTCAGGGCAAATGGCGCAGGCGAACAGCCTGTTTTTTCGTATTTTAAACGGGAACAGTCCTTGTGAGAGCATGGTTTCAGTATCGGTGATGTCTTTGAAGTCTTTGGGCTTCTTCACGGTGATGGTGATGAATTTTTTTCTGGTTTTGCGCGGCTTGAACACTTCTGTAGTGGGCTCCTTTTTGACAATGACTGATAATGCTGAAATGAAATAGGATTTTGTGAGTAATGGACTAACTaatgaataaattaataacaataTTACAAATAGTTCAATAATATACACAActttgggaacaaatcaaattatttgttatcaaatatttaaaacataaacataaaaaacaatagTAAAACATGTCATGGCTGAAGTTCTACGGGGCATATAAATCGGATTTATCAAGAACAAACCACCGTTACCTttgtcgtcatcatcatcatcgtcggGGTCGAGGTCGAAGTCCGCAGGGCTGCCGGCATCGTCGATAAAGTCGACGCTCTCTTTTTTCACgtctgtaaatataaataaacaaaattttatattaaaggaaaaatttaaatacttacgtttccggcaggacttgaacccgctcC belongs to Cydia splendana chromosome 26, ilCydSple1.2, whole genome shotgun sequence and includes:
- the LOC134803299 gene encoding zinc finger protein OZF-like isoform X2, with amino-acid sequence MEITVESLPLLGVCNLCLNEGAVKSMLGCSSADVPSYADILLKCFSIDISLMELGDTKQLVCDPCATRLLESMAFKDQALHSLRSLEDSAKMFNVKKESVDFIDDAGSPADFDLDPDDDDDDDKGNVIVKKEPTTEVFKPRKTRKKFITITVKKPKDFKDITDTETMLSQGLFPFKIRKNRLFACAICPETLSKLEDMKKHVSQHNKKNIHIAFKKMMFSNSQRFYKSATQLRCKICTTDLNNFEELNAHVENCTRLKYTNGKWSNLPFKLEKDQLDCPVCKKTFLNFVSLNTHMNIHYPNYICENCGKAFASKARLRGHMRTHEVGEFACKYCDAVFDRVTKRENHVSKEHKAGVRYACKRCNISLTSFYARQKHLAEIHNEELKRYKCKACPQSYITPGHLSSHVRRDHLNERNHKCDKCDLAFYTKNALKMHMIKHDGERIHVCHICQKSYQRKKTLREHMRIHTNDKRFICPVCGRAFTQKCTLKGHLKVHERKVEIDEKIVQPLHSI
- the LOC134803299 gene encoding zinc finger protein OZF-like isoform X1 — its product is MEITVESLPLLGVCNLCLNEGAVKSMLGCSSADVPSYADILLKCFSIDISLMELGDTKQLVCDPCATRLLESMAFKDQALHSLRSLEDSAKMFNVKKESVDFIDDAGSPADFDLDPDDDDDDDKALSVIVKKEPTTEVFKPRKTRKKFITITVKKPKDFKDITDTETMLSQGLFPFKIRKNRLFACAICPETLSKLEDMKKHVSQHNKKNIHIAFKKMMFSNSQRFYKSATQLRCKICTTDLNNFEELNAHVENCTRLKYTNGKWSNLPFKLEKDQLDCPVCKKTFLNFVSLNTHMNIHYPNYICENCGKAFASKARLRGHMRTHEVGEFACKYCDAVFDRVTKRENHVSKEHKAGVRYACKRCNISLTSFYARQKHLAEIHNEELKRYKCKACPQSYITPGHLSSHVRRDHLNERNHKCDKCDLAFYTKNALKMHMIKHDGERIHVCHICQKSYQRKKTLREHMRIHTNDKRFICPVCGRAFTQKCTLKGHLKVHERKVEIDEKIVQPLHSI